Part of the Georgenia sp. TF02-10 genome, TCGGGCGGCTTCTGGGTAGTCCCGAGGTACCGCGCCCCGAGCGACGCTAGTCGGCTGAGGTCGCGTTCGGAGGGGGAGTCGTCAAGGACCCCGAGGAAGTCGATCGAATCGCCAGAGGAGCAGGCAGCGTTCACGACATCGAGCACCTCGCGCCCGAAGCCTCCGGCACCGACCGTGACAAGTCGTTCAGGCATCGGCAATGTCCCTGGCGGTGCCCTGGAAGGGTGTCATCGTAGCTGCGCCTTCGGCGGAGATGCCGGTTCGCCTGACGACGGCAGTGACGGTTGCCGCAAGGATGCGGAGGTCGAGCAGTGCCGACCGGTGCTGGACGTACTGCGCGTCCAGCTCCAGCCGGTCCTCCCAGCTGAGCGCGTTGCGTCCGTTGACCTGCGCGAGGCCGGTCAGGCCGGGGCGGACCTCGTGCCGGGTGGCTTGCCGCGCGGTGTAGAGCGGTAGGTACTCCGGGAGGAGCGGCCTGGGGCCCACGAGGCTCATGTCGCCTTTGAGGACGTTCCAGAACGTCGGGAGCTCGTCCAGGCTCGTTGACCTCAGGGCGCGCCCGAGTCTGGTCAGTCGGTCGGCGTCCTCGGACCGGGTCGGCGACGGAGCGTGCATGGTCCGGAACTTGACGAGGGTGAAGAGCTCTCCGTGGAGCCCAGGGCGCCGCTGCCGGAAGAGCACCGGCCGGCCTAGGGTGGCCGCGATCAGCAGGGCGACGGCGCCTTGGAGGGGAGCCGTCAGCGCGAGCGCGAGGAGCGCGCCGACGATGTCAAGGACTCTCTTGGCGCGGTCCTTACCGTGCATGCCCGGAACCTTCGACATAGGCGGAGCTTCCGACATACTCCGTGACCGCTCGAACGATGCTGTCGAACTGTTCGTCCGACAGAGACGAGCCGCTCGGGAGCGAGATGCCGGCGTTGAAGTAGCCCTCGCTCTGTCCGGTTACGTAGCTGACCGCGTCACGGAACACCGGCTGGAGGTGCATGGGCTTCCAGAGCGGTCGTGCCTCGATGTTGAGAGCTGCGAGATGTTCCTGCAGACCGCGGGCGGACCATCCGGCCCTCTGCGGGTCAACGAGGATCGAGGTCAGCCAGAAGTTGTCCCTGGTGCTCCCGCCCGTCGCCCCATCCTCCCCACCGAAGATCTCCGTCCCCGGGATCTGCTCGAACAGCTCGCGGTAGCGACGTCGCCAGGTGCGCCGTCGTTCGATCATCTCGTCCAGCCGGGCGAGCTGGGCGCGGCCGAGAGCCGCCAGGATGTTCGACAGGCGGTAGTTGTACCCGATGTCGGTGTGCTCGTAGTGCACGACCGGTTGACGCGCCTGCGTGGAGAGGTACCGCACGTGCTGGGCGAGCTCGGCGTCGTCGGTGACGAGCATCCCGCCGCCGGACGTCGTCATGATCTTGTTGCCGTTGAAGGAGATCGCGGCGGCCAGGCCCGCACCACCGGCTGGCCGTCCGCCGCGCACCGCGCCGAGCGACTCGGCCGCGTCCGAGATCACCGGGATGCCGTGCAATGCAGCGATGCTCTCGATGGAGTCGTAGTCGGCCACCTTGCCGAGCAGGTCGACCGGGATGATGGCGGAGACTTTATGGCCTTGTGCGAGCTGGTCCTCGAGGGCCTGCCGCAGGAGCTCCGGGTCCATGTTGCCGGTCGTGTCGCAGTCGACGAACACCGGTGACGCCCCGGTGTAGACGATTGCGTTCGCCGTCGCCGCGAACGTCATGGTCGACGTCAGCACCACCGTGCCCGGGCCGACGCCCAGCGCGAGCAGGGCGAGGTGCAGCGCGGCCGTGCCGGAGGACAGTGCGACGGCGTGCGCCCGTCCGGTGTACTCGGCCATCTCCCGCTCGAAGGCCTCGACCTCCGGGCCGAGCGGGGCGATCCAGCCGGACCGCATGGCCCGGATGACCGCTGCCTCCTCCTCGGCGCCGACGTCCGGGGATGAGAGGTAGATGCGCTCGGTGCTCACTGGATAGGTGCTTCCTTCCCCCTGGCCGCGCTGCTGGCGTTCCAGAGCTGTTCGAGAGTAGCCGCGTCGTCGGCGCGCAGCAGTGCCGGCTCCAGGGGCGGGACAGCGACGTGCGTGATCAGCGGGTGGTGCCGGCGCTCGCCCGACTCCTCCGGGCCGAAGAGCTCCTCGTGCATCTTCTCGTTGGGCCGCAGCCCGGTGAAGACGATGTCGATGTCCTTCCCGGACTGGGCGATGAGCCGCTCCGCGACGTCGAGGATCTTGACCGGCTCGCCCATGTCGAGGACCAGGACCTCGCCGTCGCTGCCGATGGCGCCGGCCTGGATGACGAGCTCGCACGCCTCCGGGATCGTCATGAAGTACCGGGTGATCTCCGGGTGGGTCACCGTCACCGGCCCGCCCTGGTGGATCTGCTCGCGGAAGGTGTGCAGCATCGAGCCGCGGCTGCCGAGCACGTTGCCGAACCGCACGGACAGGTACGTCCCGGCGGCGTGGTGGCCGTACCAGGCGGTCAGCCGCTCGGCCTGCCGCTTGGTCCGGCCCAGCGCCGACGTCGGGTTCGCCGCCTTGTCCGTGGAGATGTTGACGAAGTGGTCGACGCCGAACTCGGCCGCGAGGTCGAGCACATTCAGCGTCCCGAGGACGTTGGTCTTCCGGCCCTCCTCCGGGTACTGCTCCAGCATCGGCAGGTGCTTGAGGGCGGCCGCGTGGAACACCACCTGCGGCCGGTGCCGGTCGAAGACCGTCCGCAGCGCCTCCTTGTCCCGGATGTCCGCGAGCACCATGTCCGGGGTGTCCAGCAGGGCCTTGCCGTAGAGGGACAGCTGGACGCCGTGCAGGGCCGTCTCGTCCCGGTCGAGCAGGACGAGGGCCTCGGGGCCCAGCCGGTGCACCTGGCGGGCCAGCTCGGAGCCGATGGAGCCGCCGGCGCCGGTGATGAGCACGCGCCGGCCGGTGATGTACCCGGCGATCGACTCGATGTCGGTGCTGATCTGGTGACGGCCGAGGATGTCGGCGATGTCGAGCTCGCGGACGTCGCTCAGGCGCACCCGCCCGCCGAGCATGTCGCCGAGCGGCGGCAGCAGGAGGAACTTCATCCCGGCCCGCTCGACCAGGTCGGAGACCTCGCGCACCATCTCCGCGCTCGCCGAGGAGACCGCGAGGACGACGGTGGTGACGCCGCGCTCCTTCGCCCGCTCCACGAGGTTCGTGCGGTTGCCCACCACTGGTACCCCGAGGAGGTTGAGGTTGCGCTTCGTCCGGTCGTCGTCGATGAGGCCGACGACCCGGAACGGCGAGGAGGTGTCCGTCCGAATGAGGCGGATGAGCTGGTAGCCGGCGTCGCCGGCCCCGTAGACGAACGTGTTCTCGGCGGACTCGCTCGGCTTGCGCCCGCGGAAGAACCACGCGCGGTACGCCCACCGGCCGGCGGCCATGAACAGCAGCGCCATCGGCGGGACGAGCACCGCGATCCCCCGCGGGAACTCGTCGAAGACGTGGAGGGTGAGGAAGGCCACGCCCAGCACGATTGCGACGACGGCGGTCGCGGCGGTGAGGCCGACCGTCTCGTCGAAGCTGCCGACGCGGTAGCGGCCGAGGTAGTTCTTGAGCACCATCCCGGCGACGATCTGCAGGCAGCAGGCCGCCGCCGCGTAGAGCGCGAGCGAGGACCACTGCTCGTCGCTCAGCGAGAACTCGTACCGGGCCCCCACGATGAGTGCGAGGGCCGCCAGCCAGCTCGCAAGGTCCCACATCACCATCGTCACGCGGCGTGTCACTGGACGCTTCAGCACCAGCTTCCCCCTTCTGACGCCCCCCGGCATCAGTCCCCCGATATCAGCCCGCACGGTACCGGAACCAACACGTGTCCGGGCAATCGTCTTCTATCACGGACACGTCCGGCACCACGACGGCGCGCGGCACGGGAAGCTGTGACCGCAAGGGCGGGTGAGGCGCGGGGGCCGGAGGACGAGGGGGGAGCGTCTGCCGTTCGGCC contains:
- a CDS encoding DegT/DnrJ/EryC1/StrS aminotransferase family protein, encoding MSTERIYLSSPDVGAEEEAAVIRAMRSGWIAPLGPEVEAFEREMAEYTGRAHAVALSSGTAALHLALLALGVGPGTVVLTSTMTFAATANAIVYTGASPVFVDCDTTGNMDPELLRQALEDQLAQGHKVSAIIPVDLLGKVADYDSIESIAALHGIPVISDAAESLGAVRGGRPAGGAGLAAAISFNGNKIMTTSGGGMLVTDDAELAQHVRYLSTQARQPVVHYEHTDIGYNYRLSNILAALGRAQLARLDEMIERRRTWRRRYRELFEQIPGTEIFGGEDGATGGSTRDNFWLTSILVDPQRAGWSARGLQEHLAALNIEARPLWKPMHLQPVFRDAVSYVTGQSEGYFNAGISLPSGSSLSDEQFDSIVRAVTEYVGSSAYVEGSGHAR
- a CDS encoding sugar transferase, whose amino-acid sequence is MHGKDRAKRVLDIVGALLALALTAPLQGAVALLIAATLGRPVLFRQRRPGLHGELFTLVKFRTMHAPSPTRSEDADRLTRLGRALRSTSLDELPTFWNVLKGDMSLVGPRPLLPEYLPLYTARQATRHEVRPGLTGLAQVNGRNALSWEDRLELDAQYVQHRSALLDLRILAATVTAVVRRTGISAEGAATMTPFQGTARDIADA
- a CDS encoding nucleoside-diphosphate sugar epimerase/dehydratase; this translates as MLKRPVTRRVTMVMWDLASWLAALALIVGARYEFSLSDEQWSSLALYAAAACCLQIVAGMVLKNYLGRYRVGSFDETVGLTAATAVVAIVLGVAFLTLHVFDEFPRGIAVLVPPMALLFMAAGRWAYRAWFFRGRKPSESAENTFVYGAGDAGYQLIRLIRTDTSSPFRVVGLIDDDRTKRNLNLLGVPVVGNRTNLVERAKERGVTTVVLAVSSASAEMVREVSDLVERAGMKFLLLPPLGDMLGGRVRLSDVRELDIADILGRHQISTDIESIAGYITGRRVLITGAGGSIGSELARQVHRLGPEALVLLDRDETALHGVQLSLYGKALLDTPDMVLADIRDKEALRTVFDRHRPQVVFHAAALKHLPMLEQYPEEGRKTNVLGTLNVLDLAAEFGVDHFVNISTDKAANPTSALGRTKRQAERLTAWYGHHAAGTYLSVRFGNVLGSRGSMLHTFREQIHQGGPVTVTHPEITRYFMTIPEACELVIQAGAIGSDGEVLVLDMGEPVKILDVAERLIAQSGKDIDIVFTGLRPNEKMHEELFGPEESGERRHHPLITHVAVPPLEPALLRADDAATLEQLWNASSAARGKEAPIQ